TCTAGTTTTCCCTCTCCTACCTTGCCATTAGTTAAACCTGTTTCACAGAGTCTTCCATCTTCTCCACCGTCTGTTTCACCTGCACAGGTTACAATTCACAACACCATTATTCCTTATCCATCTTTATCAACATTATCATCCACATCACCTTTCTCCTCAACCCCTAGTGCCTCAGCATCTTTGACCTCAACCCCTAGTGCCTCAGAATTTTTGCAAACACTTCCTAGTGCCTCAGAGTCTTTGAGCACCTCTAATCCCATTCCAATGCCACATGTTGCTACTACACAGTCACCTTTCCCTATGGATCCTGATTTTCTACCTGAAAGTCTCCATGTTGTTCATCCGGTTCCTTCAGTTAACTTACATCCTATGCAAACTCGGTCGAAAAGTGGGATATCCAAGAGAAAAGTTTTTGCAGTTTCTGTTGCTTCTGAGGATCCTTCTCTTATTGAACCAAGTTCATTCAAATATGCCTGTAAAGTCGTCGAATGGCAGTCTGCTATGCAAGAAGAGATTAATTCTCTTCATGCTCAACAAACCTGGACCCTAGTTCCTCTTCCTCCAGAAAAGAATTTGGTTGGCTGCAAGTGGGTTTACAGACTTAAAAAGCATCCTGATGGTTCCATAGCTCGACATAAGGCTTGGTTAGTTGCCAAAGGGTATAGCCAAGAGGAGGGCATTGATTACAATGAGACATTTAGCCCCGTAGTCAAACCCATTACTGTCAGGTTAATCTTAGCACTTGCTGCACAGTTTCAGTGGCCTTTGAGACAATTAGATGTCAAGAATGCCTTTCTCCATGGTGTTCTTAATGAAGAAGTGCACATGGCTCAACCTCCGGGCTTTGTTAGTACTGCATATCCTTCCACTTATGTCTGCAAGTTGCACAAATCATTGTATGGGTTAAAACAGGCTCCCAGCCTGGAATGAGAAGTTCACTAGTTTTCTACCTGGCTTAGGGTTCAAGGCTTCTTTTGCAGATCCATCCTTGTTTGTTCAGACTTATTCGCTTGGTATAGTAGTcttgttgctttatgttgatgatatcatCATAACTGGCAGTAATTCCTCTCTTATTTCTGATGTTATCTTGGCTCTTACTAAGGAATTTGACATGAAGGACTTGGGTCAACTGCATTATTTTCTGGGTTTGCAAATTTCATATCAGTCTTCTGGGCTCTTTGTTTCACAGTCCAAATATACTCAAGATTTGTTGCACAAAGTGGATATGCAGGACTCCAAATCATGTGTGACTCCATGTCTTCCCTCTCATAGGTTGATTAAGGATGATGGCAAGCCTTACAGACATCCAGAACAATACAGAAGCATTGTTGGTGCTTTGCAATATCTGACATTCACCAGACCAGATATTGCATTTGCCGTCAATCAATGTTGTCAGTTTATGCAGCAACCTATGGAATGTCATGTTGTTGCCGTTAAGCGGATTTTGCGATATCTTAGTGGCACAATCAACTATGGTATTCATTTTCAGCCTGGAAAATTGAATCTTCAAGCCTATAGTGACGCTAATTGGGCTGGCGACCCTAATGATCGCAGGTCCACTTCTGGTTATGTAGTCTATCTTGGTTCCAGTCCTATCTCTTGGGCTTCGAAGAAGCAACACACCGTGTCCAGATCTTCTACTGAAGCAGAATATAGGGCTTTAGCTATTGCTGCTGCCGAGTTGTCTTGGATTCAACAACTTCTTTGTGATCTTCAAGTCCCTTTGTTCATAGCTCCTCTGCTCTACTGTGACAGTATTTCAGCTATTGCTTTATCCTCTAATCCTGTTTTCCACTCTCGCGTTAAACACCTTGAGATTGACTACCATTTTGTTCGAGAAAGAGTCATCCGAGGGGATCTCCATGTGCAGCATGTCTCATCCAAAGAGCAATGTGCTGATATTCTAACAAAGGGTCTTTCTAATTCACTGTTTGTTCATCATTGTTCCAATCTCATGCTTAGTTCCCATAAGCATGAGCTTGAGGGGGGATGTAAAGATATAAAGAACTCAGTGCAAGTCTCGGATGGTGAcacttgccaaaagattatgtAATTCAGAATAGCTTAGTCTGTAAGAAAAGTCTATAAGCAAAATCTGTAGTATATATAGTCTTGTACTGTTACATTGGAAGTTAATGAAAAATATACAGAAAGatttccttctctctttctctctcttgttcttcagtctatatttctttctctctctctaaattcctTACAGTTTTGatctgtgatcttcatccctgCTCATTTGATACCTATAACTGCTTTCTCAGATTCTGACTAGGTTGCTAATATTAACACTAGAAGATCCATCACTGGTTATGCTGTGTGTTTGGGTTCCAATCCAGTATCATGGCAGTTAATTGTTTTAAGTTCAACAAAAGCAGAGTAAAAAGCATTAGCCAGTAGTGTAGCTGACATTTTATGGATTCGATCATTGCTCAGGGACATACATCAGTTTCTTCCCTTACCTCCTTGTTTGCATTGTGATGATATGTTTGCACTTGCCATATGTTCTAATCCTGTTTTTCATTTCTCAATTAGATGTCTAAAagcttaaataataataataataataatagatatctcaaatattttcgatttggctaatattttgcaaggatatttcatgaggtgcaacttgaaacaTAGATAGTTCGGATCATTGAAGTTcgatatatataaatttttcaGTCAGTTACATCTATTCAATTGTGATTTCTGATAAACAACGCTTAAAGCTAGAACCAATATGCCCATGACTACCACAGCATTCCTTCATGTAGCTTTTGCAGCACCCACCGACTTCTCTTTTCTCTAACACACAAGCTTGAATTGCTACTGATTCCGAGCAACACGCTTCCTTTTCCACTGTCCCTGAGCCAATGCAAGAATTCGTTGGGGCTGATTCTGCTTGGTCACAACCTGGTACAATATCAATAGTCGTATGAGGAGGTGAGTTTTCATCTGGATTACAGTGATGCTGATGATCACAGCATGTGGCAAACGTCTCTCCTAACGCTTCATTGTGAATATGATCTTTGCCACAGTGAGTTGAGTGGCAATGACCGGTACTCGTCAATTTTTGGCATTCCTCCATTGAAAAAGCAGAATGGTTGCAGTGTTTTGGCTCGTGTATTGCATCACCTTCCTTTCTACTATGCTCCTTTCCGCAGTGTCTTGAGCGGGAAATGTCACTATCTGTCAATCTTTTGCTTTCATCCAAAGAAAAGATAGAATGATTGCAGTGTTTTCCCTCATGGACTCCATCACTTTCCTTCGTGCTGTGCTCTTTGCTGCAGTGCGTTGAGTGGCAATGACCTTTGCTTGTCAACTTTTGAATTTCCACCAAAGAAGAAGCAGAACCGTTGCAGTGCTTTGCCTCGTGAATTTTATCACCTTCTGCACATGAGCTCAAATCATGATGACTCAAACAACCATGATTGTGTTTATTCTGTGACTCGAGATCTTTATTAACTTTCATGCAGCTTGCTTCATCACAGTGTCGTGCCTTGCGTAAGTCATCACTGCACTTAAGCATACAGGGCAAGCTTGAATTCAAGGGAGTAGGCTGGCACTGCGATGAACACTTTTGAGGTTTACAGGCTTTCACGGGTTTGCTATCCGAGCAACAACGTTGGTTTTTGTGAGAGAGGCTATGTCCATGGCTTCCATGTTTATGGGCATGTGGTGCAGAAGTATTCCCTCCATGCTTTTGGGTTCCTTGTAAGAGTAGCATGCTGTTGAATATAACAAGCATGCATGTCCCAACATCAGCAAGAACCGCAGCCCAAACAAGCGGATGCCCTGCAAATCCCAGTGCAAGGATACCAACCTTAGTAGTGATTGACAAAACAACATTCTCAACCACTTTTCTATTAGCTCTTCTCGCCAGTTGGACTGCTTTCGGTagtttcctaatgtcatttgacAGTAAAATTATATTCCCAGTTTCTTGAGCAAGGGCTGATCCTGAAATGCCCATTGAGATACCAATATCCGCTGTGGCTAATGCAGGGGCATCATTGATACCGTCTCCAACCATTGCTGTATTTCCTTCCGTTTTAAATTCTTTAACGATTCTTGCCTTATCTTCAGGTAGAAGTTCTGCATGTACTACCTCGAGAGCTTGCTTAAGCTGCAAGTCAGATAAATTGCTACTCTTATTAGTTCCCTTTTCCTCTTAATCTACAAAGGAAATATATATGCAGTTCTACAGCGATGTACCCCTTAATCTACAAAGGAAATATATATGCAGTTCTACAGCGATGTATACCAAGGCAAAtcataaattgaatcaataaagtGAGCGCCCGGATTCAGGCATAAGCTAATATGTTAGAAATAATGCACCTGCTCATTTGTATGCAATGCGGCAGCATTACTATCTCCAGTGAGCATAGCCGTTTTAATACCCAACTTCTTGAGCTCTCTGATAGCCTCTGCGGCCCCAGATCGACAAGCATCAGATATTGTAAAGACTCCGGCAGGGGTTCCTCCAGAGTATATGTATCCGATCGTTTTCCCGCCATTAGAACCTTCAGTTGTTGGAACTGGAGTTTCAAACAGAACCAATGATGAGAGATCCAAAAGtccataaacaaaagaaaaatggatCATAACTTTGGAATCACTAGCTATCGTTTGGAAATAGAAGATAAAGGAGTTGGTAGTTTAGAAGATAAGGAGTTGATGGCATTTACCTATTTCACAAGCAGCTCGTAAAGCTATTTTTCTGTTTCCAATGTAGATATCTTGTCCATCAATTTTCCCATGGATACCTTCCCCgggaaaattttgaaactccTCCACATTTTCAGGTTTTGGCTCAATCGAAAGCGATCTTCCATAGTCAACCAGCGCATCTGCCATTGGATGACTGGACTTCCTCTCAATGCTTGCAACCCTTCAAGAGGATAAATAAACTGTCAATTTAGTGGACAAAGGAAATTCTTCCAGTGAAGAATACAATCCAACCATTCCTTTTCCGATTTTTTAAATGCAGCATTTAAAACAGCCTTAAATTAGTCTTTAAACTAGAAGTCGCTTTCTGAATTTCATGAATTAAAAATTTTCTTTCCATCATAATTTTGGTGCGTTATTCAACATGTTGATGAATAGAGGAGTTCCAGTCTATACCAGTAAAGCAATGTGTTCAAGCTAATGTCATCACGAAGAGATTGAAAATCCatcaccacaaattcacccctTGTTATTGTCCCAGTTTTGTCAAAAGCCATGATCTTGACTTTAGCAAGGATCTCAATGTAGTCACCTCCTTTGATTAGCAGTCCGGATGTTCCTGCCTTTGTGAGTGTGCAAAAAGTCACAATGGGTGTAGAGAGGATGAGGCCGCAAGGACATGCACTCACTAAAACAACCAAAGCTAAGTGAAACCACTTGCTCCAATTGTGAACATGTAATGCTGCCGGAATCACCGCGATAGATACAGATATGACTAGGACCGCTGCAAAACAGCAGAACAAAACGTATAAATCTAACCGTTTGCATTCTCCTTAGTagtaaaagaaaagggaaacaTATGAAATGTATGGGGAAAGTAGACTAACCTGGGGTATAGAACATTGCGCATTTGTCAATGAATCTTTGAGTTCTGGTTTTGCTGCTTTGAGCCTCTTCGACAAGTTTGGCCATTTTGGCAACCGCACAATCTTCAGCTAACGCTGTAGTTTTAACACTAATATAACCTTCACAAATACAAACCAAAATTTGTCAGAAATGAAAACATAACTCCTTTATTCAAGATGTAAGAATGATGGGAGGGAGGTTTATTTTACCATTAAGATTGATAGTGCCCGCCCAAACAGTGGAGTCCTTTTCTTTGGCTACTGGATAGGATTCCCCGGTTAGTGTTTGCTCATCCACTTCGCCTTTTCCTTCAACAACTATTCCATCAATCGGTATAACTTCGCCGGCTTTAACAGCAAGAATTGTGTACAACTTAACCTCATCAACATCTACAACTTCTCCACTCTCAGCTAAGACTGCTTTTTGGGGCGCCATGCTCATCAACGACGACATCACTGCTTTCGCCTGAGTACATAAAATCATGTCATTCTAGATTTTTGACTGTCTATGATACACATTAGCAAGTCATTCATTAATCCCTAAAATAACACTTTAATGTATTAGTACTTGGTTTATCACATAATTATGTACAAAACTGTCTTCAGCAAAACTTCTTGTTCCGAAATCTGTTCCACATACTCA
The nucleotide sequence above comes from Malus sylvestris chromosome 16, drMalSylv7.2, whole genome shotgun sequence. Encoded proteins:
- the LOC126607338 gene encoding putative inactive cadmium/zinc-transporting ATPase HMA3 isoform X1 — translated: MASAQVKEKVAAKKFQKSYFDVLGLCCSSEVPLIENILKPLEGVKEVSVIVPSRTVIVVHDILLISQLQIVKALNQARLEANVRVYGAGDSYKKTWPSPYAIGSGVLLVLSFLKSVYRPLGWLALGAVFLGIFPIAMKGFASIRNFRFHDINILVIIAVVGTIALKDYTEAASIVFLFIIAEWLQSCAGYRAKAVMSSLMSMAPQKAVLAESGEVVDVDEVKLYTILAVKAGEVIPIDGIVVEGKGEVDEQTLTGESYPVAKEKDSTVWAGTINLNGYISVKTTALAEDCAVAKMAKLVEEAQSSKTRTQRFIDKCAMFYTPAVLVISVSIAVIPAALHVHNWSKWFHLALVVLVSACPCGLILSTPIVTFCTLTKAGTSGLLIKGGDYIEILAKVKIMAFDKTGTITRGEFVVMDFQSLRDDISLNTLLYWVASIERKSSHPMADALVDYGRSLSIEPKPENVEEFQNFPGEGIHGKIDGQDIYIGNRKIALRAACEIVPTTEGSNGGKTIGYIYSGGTPAGVFTISDACRSGAAEAIRELKKLGIKTAMLTGDSNAAALHTNEQLKQALEVVHAELLPEDKARIVKEFKTEGNTAMVGDGINDAPALATADIGISMGISGSALAQETGNIILLSNDIRKLPKAVQLARRANRKVVENVVLSITTKVGILALGFAGHPLVWAAVLADVGTCMLVIFNSMLLLQGTQKHGGNTSAPHAHKHGSHGHSLSHKNQRCCSDSKPVKACKPQKCSSQCQPTPLNSSLPCMLKCSDDLRKARHCDEASCMKVNKDLESQNKHNHGCLSHHDLSSCAEGDKIHEAKHCNGSASSLVEIQKLTSKGHCHSTHCSKEHSTKESDGVHEGKHCNHSIFSLDESKRLTDSDISRSRHCGKEHSRKEGDAIHEPKHCNHSAFSMEECQKLTSTGHCHSTHCGKDHIHNEALGETFATCCDHQHHCNPDENSPPHTTIDIVPGCDQAESAPTNSCIGSGTVEKEACCSESVAIQACVLEKREVGGCCKSYMKECCGSHGHIGSSFKRCLSEITIE
- the LOC126607338 gene encoding cadmium/zinc-transporting ATPase HMA3-like isoform X2, which gives rise to MASAQVKEKVAAKKFQKSYFDVLGLCCSSEVPLIENILKPLEGVKEVSVIVPSRTVIVVHDILLISQLQIVVGTIALKDYTEAASIVFLFIIAEWLQSCAGYRAKAVMSSLMSMAPQKAVLAESGEVVDVDEVKLYTILAVKAGEVIPIDGIVVEGKGEVDEQTLTGESYPVAKEKDSTVWAGTINLNGYISVKTTALAEDCAVAKMAKLVEEAQSSKTRTQRFIDKCAMFYTPAVLVISVSIAVIPAALHVHNWSKWFHLALVVLVSACPCGLILSTPIVTFCTLTKAGTSGLLIKGGDYIEILAKVKIMAFDKTGTITRGEFVVMDFQSLRDDISLNTLLYWVASIERKSSHPMADALVDYGRSLSIEPKPENVEEFQNFPGEGIHGKIDGQDIYIGNRKIALRAACEIVPTTEGSNGGKTIGYIYSGGTPAGVFTISDACRSGAAEAIRELKKLGIKTAMLTGDSNAAALHTNEQLKQALEVVHAELLPEDKARIVKEFKTEGNTAMVGDGINDAPALATADIGISMGISGSALAQETGNIILLSNDIRKLPKAVQLARRANRKVVENVVLSITTKVGILALGFAGHPLVWAAVLADVGTCMLVIFNSMLLLQGTQKHGGNTSAPHAHKHGSHGHSLSHKNQRCCSDSKPVKACKPQKCSSQCQPTPLNSSLPCMLKCSDDLRKARHCDEASCMKVNKDLESQNKHNHGCLSHHDLSSCAEGDKIHEAKHCNGSASSLVEIQKLTSKGHCHSTHCSKEHSTKESDGVHEGKHCNHSIFSLDESKRLTDSDISRSRHCGKEHSRKEGDAIHEPKHCNHSAFSMEECQKLTSTGHCHSTHCGKDHIHNEALGETFATCCDHQHHCNPDENSPPHTTIDIVPGCDQAESAPTNSCIGSGTVEKEACCSESVAIQACVLEKREVGGCCKSYMKECCGSHGHIGSSFKRCLSEITIE